The DNA window taattcaattaaaaatgggCAATACTCTAGGCGACGAAATCTTACCCATTTCGCGGACCAGACCGGCAACACCCAGTTTCTCGGGCGTGAGCTCCTCGAAGCGAGGCACGATGCGTCCACCGGTGGCGATGGCGATCAACTCGATCTCCGGACCGCCCACCCAGCGCACGGCCGGAAGCTcttgctgcagcagcagatggTTGGCCTCGTCGTCGAAGCCCCACTGGCAGATGGCCAGAGTGGCGCCGGCATCCTTCACCTGCTTGACCATCTGGGTGAACTTCTCCTGCTCGTATTCACGCAGAGCCCTGTAATCTTCGGCGGAAGTCACATCGAGCTTATGCTTGGTCTTCGGCTTTGGGGGCTCGAACGGGCAGGTGAGAATGGCCAGCTTGACGTTCTTCAGCTCCTTGGGCATCTGCGAGTGGCTGAGGGTCTTGTCCACGATGACACCCTTCACCAGCATCGAGTCCTCCATGCGACCGCCGACCTTGGTCTCGATCTTGATGAGCTCGAAGTTCACGTCCTTCTTCTCGATGTCGGCCACGTTCAGCACGGCATCCACAGCCATCTCGGCCATCTGACGATGGCACTTGTTCACGATCTTGCTGCCCAGCGTGGTCATGGCGATCTGGATCAGTGGCTCCTTGTTCTTCGGGTCCACGGGGAAGGGCTGGGCAATAGCGTCAAGCTGCTTGATGGCGCACTGGGCGGCCAGCTCGAAGCCATCGGCGATACGAATGGGATGGATGCCTCGGTCGATCAGTCCCTCGGCCTGTTCCAGCAGAGCGCCGGCCAGGACCACAACGCCGGTGGTTCCGTCGCCGATTTCGTCGTCCTGCGACTGCGACAGCTGCACCATCAGCTTGGCGATCTCGTGGTCAACCTCCATCAGCTTCATGATGGTGGCGCCGTCGTTGGTCACAGTCACGTCTCCATCCGGGCTGACCATGATCTTGTCCAGACCCTTGGGACCCAGGGAGGTCTTCAGGGTGGAGGCGATCTGGCGGGCGGCCATAATGTGCGTCTGCGGGGAGGGAAATGCAAATATAATTAATggttttttgtaaatatataatGGTTTGAAAACGTTtaaaccaaattattattttatat is part of the Drosophila biarmipes strain raj3 chromosome 2R, RU_DBia_V1.1, whole genome shotgun sequence genome and encodes:
- the LOC108030290 gene encoding T-complex protein 1 subunit epsilon, with product MSAFPGTFAFDEYGRPFIILRDQESQKRITGTDAIKTHIMAARQIASTLKTSLGPKGLDKIMVSPDGDVTVTNDGATIMKLMEVDHEIAKLMVQLSQSQDDEIGDGTTGVVVLAGALLEQAEGLIDRGIHPIRIADGFELAAQCAIKQLDAIAQPFPVDPKNKEPLIQIAMTTLGSKIVNKCHRQMAEMAVDAVLNVADIEKKDVNFELIKIETKVGGRMEDSMLVKGVIVDKTLSHSQMPKELKNVKLAILTCPFEPPKPKTKHKLDVTSAEDYRALREYEQEKFTQMVKQVKDAGATLAICQWGFDDEANHLLLQQELPAVRWVGGPEIELIAIATGGRIVPRFEELTPEKLGVAGLVREMAFGTSKDKMLVIEECKNSKAVTIFLRGGNAMIIAEAKRSIHDAICVVRSLVKDSRIVYGGGAAEISCSLAVAKEADQLSTLEQYAFRAFSVALESIPLALAENSGLHPIETLSELKASQVSEKKSSLGVDCMLTGDSDMKNHNVVESLHSKKQQILLSTQLVKMILKIDDVRSKNEGGM